The following nucleotide sequence is from Fibrobacterota bacterium.
TTTTGGCGATGGATTATCCCAAGGACAAGTTCGAAGTCATCGTCATCAGCGATCATTCCAACGACGGGACCACGGAGATCGTGGAACGGTTGGGCAAGGAAGATGCCCGGGTGCGCTGCCTGTCGTGGCCCGCACGGGAACGGGGCTCGGGCAAGCCGCGCGCCCTCAACGAGGGCCTGAAGATGTGCCGCTTCCCCGTCATCGCCATCTACGACGGCGATAACAATCCCCGGCCCGAGTCCCTGCGCATCCTGGCTTCGGCCATGGTGCATAACCCGAACCTGACCGCGGTGTTGGGCAAGTTCCGCTGCATCAACAAGGCCAAGAACATCCTCACCCGCATGGTCAACATCGAGACCTTGAGCTTCCAATGGATGATCCAGGCCGGCCGCTATTGGTTCTCCAAGTTCGCGATCTTGCCGGGCACCAATTACATCATCAAGAAGTCGGCCCTGGACGCCGTGGGCGGCTGGGACGAGAAGGCGATTACCGAAGACTCCGAACTCTCGGTGCGCCTGCAGATGATGGGCTACGAGGTGCAATTCGTCCCGACTTCGGTGACCTGGGAACAGGAACCGGAAACGTTGAAAGTGTGGATCAAGCAGCGCACGCGCTGGGTGCGCGGCAACAATTACGTGCTCGGCAAGTTCGCGCGCCAGGCCCTCCGCTTCGAGAACCGGCATCTCACCACCGAGTTCCTCTATATGTTCGGCCTCTACTATCTGTTCCTCCTCTCCACCGTCCTCTCGCACGTCATCTTCATCTTGAGCTTGCTGGGCGTGATCCGCATCGATATCCCCGGCCCCTACACCGCGGTCTGGATCTCGGCCTATGCCATGTACCTGGCCGAAGTCTTCTTCGTGCTCTCCTACGAGAAAGAAGACACCTTCTCCAATCTGCTGGTCACCGCGCTCATGTACTTCACTTATTGCCAGCTGTGGATCTACGTGGTGTTCAAATCGTTGTGGCTCGACTTCACGCGCACGCGCGTGGGCGTGTGGGACAAGACGGTGCGCTTCAAGACCGATGCCGCCATGCCTCCCGAGCCTTCCGGGCCCGGCTCCGCCGCGGAGAGCAAGGCCGCATGAATCGGATCCCCTTGACATATGGGACGGTGACCGTCAGGAGCGTGAAGACCGCCTGGGCCATGGCGGCCCTTGCTTTGGCGTTGTCCACGGCGGCCCTCGGGAGCGTTCCCCGTTATGCGCCTCCGCCCCCGATCGCGCCCGAGAATGGCGCGCTGGCCATCGATTCGGCGGCCGATTCCGCCCAGCAGGCCGATTCCATCGTGGCCGAAGCCGATTCCGCCGCCCAAGCCGTTCTCGCCGAATCCGCCCAAGGCGGCGCCGAAACGGCGGGTCCCGAGGCCCAGGCCGCGCCTCCCCTCTGGTTGGAAACCTATGGCGAAGGCGTCTACTCGCGGCACGAGGACGACAATCTGGCCGGCTTCACCGATTGGAAGGTGGGCAAGCGCTTGCCGGGCCCGCTCCAGGCCGACTTGTACGCCAAGATCCGCGTATACCGCGACCAACGCGATTTCTATTGGAACAACCGCGCCGACGGGGGAGTCGGCGCGCGCATCTCCTTGCTACGCAAGGTATCCCTCATCGCCTTCGCGGAAGGGACTTGGGGCCGCTACCTGAGCGTCTCTCGCGGGGCCGTGCCTTTGGATCGGATGCAGGGCCGCATCGGCCGCCTCGCCGACAGCGTGGACGCCATGCAGGTCTGGTTCCATGATCATATGTACGACTCCATCTTCAACGCCAATAGCAACGCCCTGGGCGGGGGCAATCCCTCGCAGGATCGCAAGGCGCTGGAGCTGGCGGAACAGCAGGGCGATACCTTGGCGCGGGCCCTGCTCCGGTTGCACTTGCAAGCCGACAGCCTGGAAACCGCCAAGGACAGCTTGCGCCAGGCCATGGACAGCATCGCGCTGATCCCGGCCGGCGAGGCCTCCGAATTCAAGGTCGGGCTGGTCTTCTGGCACGGCTGGGGCGCGCCGGACGAAGACGCCACGCCGGCGGCTTGGCTCTCCGCGCCCATGCGCTTCTGGGGCGATGTCTACGCCGATTGCATCTATTCCTCCTTGTCCAGGCACGTGCTTTCCCGCCGCGCCGATGGCGAATACCATGATAGTACGGCGCGCTTCCGCAACCTCATCCTGTACGCCAACCCATCGCTGGGCTTCGTGGTGCTGGAGGGGAAATTGGGGAGCATGGTGGCGTATGCGGGCGGCTACGCCTGGTTCGATACGCATAAGGATTGGTGGAACAACCTGGCGATGGCAGGGCCGGGCCTGCGTTATATCCCTTTCCGCCGCATCGATTTGTCCGTGAAGGCGGAATGGATGTGGGGCGGCTATTACGGGCGCGAGCGCGTTCAGGAACCGAATCCGTACGGGAAAACGTTTTCGGATACGCGCGTGACCGCGAGTTTTTGGCACGGGTTGGGATTGTGATTCCGGTTTCGCCGGGGAAGGGAGCATCATGTTGACGCAAGGAACGGAAAAGCGCCGCGCGGGTTTCGGCTTAATCGTCGGATTGGCGGCCGCGGCGTTGGGCCGCTCCCCCGCGCTGGGGAGCGTCGGGGATTCCCTCTGGAAATTCTTCGCCGATTACAGCGTGACGACGGTCGAACCCATCGCCGATCTGAGCGGCAACGGCGCCGAGGATCTCCTCGTCGGTTCGCAGGACGATACCCTCTACGCGGTGGAGGCGAAAGGGGCGGGCGCCGGCAAGCAGCTTTGGTCCTTTCCCTTCAAGAGCACGCTCTCCGCCGCCGCGGCCATGCCGGACCTGAACGGGGACGGCAAGCCGGAAGCCGCCGGCGGCGATCAATCGGGGATGGTGGCCGTGATCAACGGCGCCGACGGCAAGTTGAAGTGGCGCTATCTCACCGGCCTGGGAACCGTGCTATCGCTGGCGGCCTTGCCCGACGTGAACGGGGACGGGGCGGGCGACCTGGCGGTAGGCAGCGAATTGGATTCGGTTTATTGCCTCTCCGGCAATCCCGGCGGCGGCTCAGGAAAGGAATTGTGGTCCTTTGGCGTCCCCGCGAGCAAAACCCATGGGCCCCCCGGAGGTATGACCGGTCCCGGCGCCAAGATCATGGCGGGGCCGCCCGTGGATGTCCCTTCCGGCGCCAATTCCCTGGCGGTGATCGGGGAGAAGAATAAGGCCCCCTCGTGCCTGGCGGTTGGGACCAATAACGATACCGTGTACTGCCTGGGCTTGGCGGATGGCGCGGTCAAATGGAAAAGCGGATTGCCCGGCGACATCTGGAAGGTTACCTCCTTCCCGGACATGACCGGCGACGGCGTGGAAGAAGTCCTGCTGGCTTGCGGCGCCGACTCGGGATACCTCTTGAACGGCGCCAATGGGGAAGTCCTCTGGTCGCATGCCGTTTCCCAAGGCGGAGTGAGCGTGGCCGCCACCGCGGATATGGACGGCGACGGCAAGGCCGACGCCTTGATCGGCGACGGCAACGGGACCGTCCATTGCGTATCCGGAGCCGCCAAGGGCACGGGAGTCAAGGCGGTATGGACGTACGATTTCGGGGATGCCAGCACCATCCTGTCCATCGCCTCGCCCGGGGACATCGATAAGGATGGAAAGGCCGATTGCATCGTAGGCACATCCAACGACTCGGTGGCCCTCATCAGCGGGAAGGGAACGCGCCTGTGGGCGGCCGGCTTGGGCGGGCAGGTCCCGAACGTCGCCGCCTTGGGCGACATCGATGGCAACGGCAGCCCGGATTGGGTCGCCGGCACCGAAATGGGGTTCGCCGAAGCCTTCTCCGGGGAAGGAAACGTCTCCTTGTTGGCCCCGCGCCCGGCCGCTTTCGGCCGCGCCTCGCTGAGGCTCAATCCCAGTCTCCCGCTTTTCACCCGCCCCGGTTCCGGCGTATTCTACGATGGCCGCGGACGCGCCTATCCCCGATCCAATACCGGCGCCCGCCGCGAAGGGCAAGGCCGATGAGCAAGCCCGTCGTCGCCGTCGTCTTCGGCACGCGCCCGGAGGCCATCAAGATGGTCCCGGTCATCCGCGCCTTGCAGGCCCGGCCCGAGGTTTCCACCTTGGTCGTCTCCACCGGCCAGCATAAGCAGATGCTGGCCCAGATGCTGAAGCGATTCGAGGTCAAGGTCGATTGCGAGATGGACCTGATGGAACCCAACCAGAGCCTCTACCGCCTCTCGGCCAAGGCCATCGCCGCCTTCGAGCAAGTGCTGAAAGAACATCAGCCCCGCATGATGCTGGTGCAAGGCGACACCACCACCGCCTTCCTGGGGGCGCTATGCGCCTTCTACGGGAAGATCGCGGTGGGCCACGTGGAGGCGGGCCTGCGTACCGGCGACAAGTACAACCCCTTCCCGGAAGAGGTCAACCGCCGCCTCATCACCGCAGTCGCCGATCTGAATTTCTGCCCCACCCCGGGCAACCGCGACAACCTTCTGCGCGAAGGCCTCGACCCCCGTACCCTCTCGGTTACCGGCAACACCGGCATCGATACCTTGCTGCTCGCCGCGGGCATGGATCATCCTTTCCCGCTCCCCGATTTGGAAAAGTCGGGCAAGCGCTTGATCCTCATCACCGTGCATCGCCGGGAAAGCTTCGGCGAACCCATGCGCCAGATCTTCGGCGCCATCCGCGAGTTGTCCTTGGCCTATCCCGATCACGAGATCGTCTATCCCGTCCACCTCAATCCCAACGTACAGGCCCCCGCGCGGGAAATCCTGGGAGGCCTCAAAAACGTGCGCCTCGTGGAGCCCATGGATTATTTCGACTTCGTGAAGATGATGGGCCGGGCCCATCTCATCCTCACCGATTCGGGCGGGGTGCAGGAGGAAGCGCCCACCTTGGGGGCGCCGGTATTGGTGCTTCGTAACGAGACCGAACGGCCGGAAGCGGTGCAGGCCGGCACGGTGCGGCTGGCCGGGACCCGCAAGGAGGACATCCTCCGGGAAGCGCGCCTCCTCCTCGACGACGAAGCCGAAAGGGCCAAGCTCAGCGCGGCTTCCAACCCTTACGGGGACGGGAAAGCCTCGCCCCGCATCGCCGCAGCGGTGGTGAAGCATCTTGGATTGGGTTGAGGCTTGAGCAGGCCCTGTCGCTTAAGGGCCCGAAGCCGAGGCGGGATTCGAGCCCCTGTCATAGTAGGGGCGATGTCAGGGCGAAAGGATCGGTTTGATCCAATCGGGCTGGGACGGGGGCGCGGTCGTCCGCAGTGAATCCTTCCAAACTTCGTCGGTCATGCGGTCCAGCGTACCGAGCCGCAGCACTTCATAGAAAGAAGAGACCGGCGCCGCATAGAGGGTCACGCAGGAGTCGGTCTGGATCGCCACCGCGGCCAGGCGGATGGGGCCGCTTCCCACGTGCAACACGCCCTTCTGCCCGATCTCGTCCGATTCGGGTTTGGTATGCACGTCGGCGATGACAGCATCATTGTTCCCGTCGATGCCGGTGCGCGCGGAAGCGTAAATAAGGTCCAGGAACCAGCCGTCGTAGACCTTCACCGAGGTGCAACCCAGCGGCTGCGCCCGATAGGTCAAGGCTGAGCGCAACCATTCGGACTGGGACGAATCGGGACCCAGGCCTTGGGCCGAACGCGCCGCGATCGCTTGCAGGCGTCCGCTAATGTCCTTCAGGGAGGAGAAATACGCGCTGGCCCGGGCATCATTCCGGAACATGCCCGCGCCGCTGGCGGCATAGGCCGCGACGGCGGCGAAGAATTCGGGGTAGGGTTCCACGTAGGCCTTGGGGAAATCGCATAGGACGGTTCCCGTGTACGATTGCTTGGCGTACAGCAAGGTGTTGTGCCGCAACTGCGCCCAAGAAGTCAATTGGGTATTGCGCGTCTTGAGGCGCCAGGCCGGCGAGCGGAAGACCGGGGCCGCCTTGGGATTCGATTCCGCTCCGTTCAGCTTGCGCAGGAAGCCGAGCCAGCCCGTGTACAGATTGGTTTGCCATCCCCCTGCGCTGATGCCATCGTAGAGTACGCGTTGCGCCCCCAAGATCCCGTTCGCCGCCGCGCCCGTCTTGGCCAAATCCTTCAAAGCGGAATTGTCCCCCAAGGCAAAAGCGATTTGCAGGGAGGAAGGCCAGGGCACGCGATCGGAAACGGGATGCACGAGCTGAGAGAAAGTGAATGCATCCAGGATGAAGCGCTGGGGCATAAAGGAGAAGATGGGGGAAAGATCCAGCGGGTCGCCGGGGTTGTACTTCTTGGCCTGGGAAAGGATGGCCTGCGCGCCGAAGTTGCCCGCCGCAATCGCCGAGTCGAAACGCGCCTCGGGGAAGGCCGCCACGAAGGCTTGCGCATCGGTCACGCCCAGGGACTGCATTACCAGTCCCATGCCCCGCGGGCTCAATCCATCGCTTTGGCCCACCATGTATCCGATAACCTTATCGATTTCCAGCCACGCCGGATAAGATCCCGAATTGATCAGGCAATCCCATAGGATCACCGCGTCCTTTTTCATGCGCGTATAGGCGGGCTTGTTATCGGGAGGATTGGCGCGCAAATCGAAGGCGAGATCGGCCCGCGACAGCCACATCATGGCCTGGAAATAGGCCGTCAACCGCGCGCTGCGCGTATAATGCCCGCGCGGCTTGAACTGGGAGAAATCGATCAGGGTATCCCGGCCCCATAAGGAAACCGTCTTCTCCGTCAGCGCCTTGATGTCCGCCAGATGCGCGGCTATGCCCGGGGTGGACGCGAGGTCCGATCGTTGCGGATTGAGCAACATGCGCGCGGTCCCCAGCAGTTCGGCCACGTCCCGGCTGGAAGCATCCTCGGGATAATGCGACTCGACGTAGCCTTCGGCGCCAGCCAGGATGGAATCCAACGAAAGCGCGAAACGGTTTTCCTCCATCCCGGCCAGCAGGCTGTCATAGCTCAGGTAGAGGGTATGCAAGAGGGCATCGCTGGTGAACAGGAGCGGCAGATCCGCGTCATGGATCTGATCCAAGGCCTGGAAGAAGTTCGGGAAGGAGGGGCCTGCGGGGATGGCCATGCCCTGGGATCGCACCTTGGCCCGGAAGGCGGCGGTGTCGAACGTTAAGGAGAACTTCGCGAAGGCTTTGCCGACTTCGGACTCGAATTCGATGGGACCGGTTACGGGCGCGAAGGGCACGGTCCCGTCGGGATAGGCGGACTGCAATTGCGGAAGGCCCCACGCCTGCTTCGCCTTGGCATCGTCCTGGTAGCGCGCGAAGGCGCCGGAGTCGGCCGGGTCCTGGAAATACAGGCTGCCCAAACCCGCGGCGGGCTTGCTGAACAACCCGTCGATCCAGCGGCCGTACAGGAGCGCGTCGGAGAGGCCGGTCTTACCGTCCCCGTCCAGGTCCAGGGCCGGCGCCGACCCTTGCGCCACCGCATCGAGAAAAGCCTGGGCATCGTCCGCATCGATCTTGCCGTCCCCGTTGATATCGATGGCGCGGGGAACGGCCGCTCCGGCGAGGCCGGCGCAAAGGGACAAGAGGGCGCAATAGGGAAGGGCCGCGGGAAGGACGCGTAGGAACCTCATGGCGCCACCTCCAGTTTCCGGTCATAGCTGAAGGTGCCCGCTTCCAGATGGAACAGATAGGCCCCGGGGGCGGGAGGCCTGCCTCCCGGTCCGTTGCCGTTCCAAGTGGCTTCCTGGATGCCGGCGGGCAATTTGCGATCGAGCACGCTGGCGATGCGGCGGCCGCGCATGTCGCTCACCCAGGCCCGCACCCGCGCGGGCCGTCCCAGGTTGAAGGTCAAGGTACGCGCGTTGCCCCGCTGCCGGAAGCTGGCGCGCGGCGCGGGCGCGCGGCGGGCCAGGGAAGTGGTGAGGCTGGTCTGCAGGGTCAGCGGCTTGCCATCGGGACCGTACGCCTCCACGACGGCGACGCTGTCGATCAAATCGGCGGCGACGCTGCCCGGCGATGATAGGACGAGGTCGAAACGGGCGATCAGGCGGCCGGAAGAATCGCGGCCGATCCCGGTGGCGGGAGCCATCGCGAAGGCGGTGACGGCCTGCCCATCCAAGGCGGCGCGCGGGAGGAATTGCGCCCAGGGCCCGGTCTCCGGCTTGGCGACGGCCAGGGACTGGACACCCGCCGAAGGCTTAAGGCGCAAACGGAAGCGGAGGGCCGCCAAGGGTTCCCGGTCGGGCGTATGCAGCACCTGCACCTGGGCGTTTTTCCCCTCGGCGGAATAGGTGACCTGGATTTCCAGCGGATAAGCGGATGCGGCTAAAGCCAAAACGACGGGCATCAGTCTGAGCAATCGCGGGATTTCCATGGTTTCTCTCCGGATCGGGTATGCGATGCCTAAAAATACTCCTAAACGGGCGCCGTACGCCGGCGTTTTTTCGCGTCCGCACCAATTATTTTGGCCTAAATCCGCATCCCCCCGGGACTGCTCCTTTTTTGCGAGCGGAGGTTTACCTTGCGGTGAAAATCCGGTGGCCGTCCATGGCCCGTAGAAGTATCGTTATTCATCCCTCGACACCGTCCGCCCCTGGGTGCGGCTGTCGGAGAACGCGGCAATATCGGAAATCGGAATCGCTTTCGGGAGAAACCATGACCAATAAATTTTTTCCTTGGCTCGCTTTCTCCGCCGCGCTCCCCTTGCAAGCCCAAACGAATTGGACATCGCCGCTATGCCCTACCACCACGCTCAGCGCGAGCGATTTCGAGGCCACCGAACTATTCAATAAAAAAGGCGGCACCGGGATCGCCAAGGATGCCGGCATCTCCGAGCCCGTAGGGATGGACGTGCACGCCGTATTCACCGCCGGCAAATACGATCATACCGATATCATCTTCACGGAGCGGATGGGGAACCTGAAGTGGTACGACGGGGTGGCGAAGACGGTGAAGGTGATGGCCCATTTCAGCGTCCATGCCGACGATCTCGCCCATCTGGAAGACGATAACGGTTTGATGGGCGTCGCCTTCGATCCCCATTTCGACACCAATAAATGGATTTACGTGTGGTACAGCCCCAAGCAGACCTATCAACGGGACAACGTGACTCCGGGGGGCCCTCTCTCGAACCGGCAATTGCGCCTGGCCCGCCTCACCGTAAAGCCGGACAATACCGTGGACACCGCCAGCCAGAAGATCCTCATAAAAATCCTGGGCAACACCACCGATAAATGGCATAGCGGAGGCCCCATGCAATTCGACGCCTACGGCGATCTCTGGATTGCCATCGGCAACAACAGCCAGGATTTGACTGTAAGCGCCTGTGACTCGGGTCGCAGCGTACTGTCCCAGACCGATAGCTCCGCCAGCGCGGAATGGTCGTCATCCGATACGCACAGCATGCGCGGGGGTTTCATCCGTATCCACCCCGATGATTCCGCTCCCAAGGGGTACACCATCCCCAGCGGCAACTTCGGCCAATACTGGGCGGACAAATTCGAACAGCAGGGCAGGGCCGCCTCTCTGGTCGCCCAATACCGCGATACCTCCAAGGTACTGCCCGAAGTGTACGTGAAAGGGGAGAGGAGCAATTTCTCCTGCGCGGTGCATCCCACCAAACGTTGGCTGGCCTGGGGCACGGTGAATTACAATACCGTGCAAGACGAATTCAACATCACCGATCATCCCATCTTCAGCGGTTTCCCCTACTTCATGGCCAAGAACGATCCCACCTGCAACCACGGAAAGAACCCGGACAGCGCGACCAACACCTCGGCCCTTAACGGCGGCGTGAAGGTGCTGCCGCCCGCCGTCCCCGGCACCTTGAACAACCTGGTGAACGTCGCCATCGGCGGGCCGATCTATAGTTTCGACCCTTCCGTGGATTACGCGGGGAAATTCCCCCCGCATTTCGACAACAAGTGGATCGTGACCGGGTTCTATGGCGGGGTCTGGGGCATTACGGTGGACGATACCAAGCAGCCTTTCCAATCCCTGGGAGGAACCCCGCCCAAGATGGACGCCACCGGCGGCTTGTTCAGCAATATCAAAGGTTCTTTCCGCAATGCATCATGCATGAAGTACGGAAAAGACGGCGCCCTATACATCCTGAATTACGATGGAAACAGGTATACGACGGACACCTTCAATCCCGGCGTGGTGCGCGTCATTTACAAGGGAAGTTGCAATCCCGTTTCCCTGGCCCGGAAAATGGAAGCCCCCTATCAAAGCATCTGGATCGACCCGCTCGGCATCACCATCAAGGAAGCGGGCCCCCACGTGGTTGCCTTGTACGACCTCAACGGGCACCGGGTCTGGAACGATCAAGACATGGGACCGAAGGTATACCGGCTAAGCCTTATCCGCGCCCAAGCGTCCTTGCGGCCGGGATTGTATATGGCCCGGGTGAACACCCCGGCCGGGGAGGTCTCCCGGCGCATCTCGGTATTCTAAGGGAGTTACAACGCCTAAAGAGGGCCAAAGCCTCCATTTCACCTTCATTTTCTCCTAGGACCTGTTGCCTGGTGCGCAGAAGGGCCTTATAGTAATACAGGCGTTCCGCGCCTAAATACCTCGGGGGGGGTTATGCACATCCGGATTAGTCCTAAATTCGCGTTGGCGGCCGCGTTCGCGCTGCCGGTAGGCGCGCAATTCACTTCTCCTCTCTGCACGGGGAATACCTTGTCCGCGACCGATTTTTCGGCCCAAGAGTTGTTCAATAAGAACGGCACCTCGGGCGCCGCGGCCAACGCCGACCTGTCCGAGCCCACCCATATGGACGTACGCGTGGTGAAAGGGGCGGACGGCAAATACGATCATAGCGACATCATCTTCGTCGAGCGGACCGGCAACGTGAAATGGTACGACGGCGCAGCCAAGAAGGTGACCCTGATGGGGCATATCAGCGTCCATGCCATAGCCGGCTCGGAAGACGATAACGGCCTCATGGGCGTGGTCTTCCATCCGGACTTCGAGAAGAACCGGTGGGTCTATCTGTGGTACAGCCCCTTGGCGACCGTCGATCAGACCATGACCGGGACCGGTCAAAACCGCCAGCTCCGTTTGTCCCGCTTCGTGGTGAAATCGGATAACACCCTGGACCTGACCAGCGAAAAGATCCTCATCAAGATCCTGGGCAGCAAATCGGATCAATGGCATAGCGGCGGCCCCATGCAATTCGACGCTTACGGCGATTTGTGGGGGACCATGGGCAACAATAGCCCCGATCTCGATCCCACCGCGTGCAGCGCCGGCAACAACGTCATGTCCAAAACCGACAGCACCACCAGCGCCGAATGGGGACCGTCCAACACCGCCAGCTTCCGCGGCGGCTTCTGGCGCATCCATCCCGATAGCTCGGCCAAAGGCTACTCCATTCCCAAGGGCAATTTCGGCGAGTACTGGGGCAACTACTTCGAACAGAAAGGGCATACGGCCCTGGCTGCCAAGTACCGCGATCCCGCCAAGGTCCTGCCGGAAGTCTACGTGAAAGGCGAGCGCAGCAATTTTTCCTGCGCGGTCCATCCGTATAAGCGGTGGCTGGCCTGGGGCACGGTCAATTACGCCAGCACCAATGATGAATTCAACATCACCGATCACCCCATCTTCTCCGGCTTCCCGTATTTCCATCGGGACAACCAGCCCACCTGCACCAATGGGAAGAACGTGGATGCGCCCGTCAACAATTCGCCGTTCAACAGCGGCGTGGATACCTTGCCGCCGGCCATCGCGGGCTCCATCGTCGGCTTGACCAACGTGGCCATCGGCGGGCCGATCTACCATTTCGATAGGTCGATCGACTACGACGGCAAGATGCCCCCCCACCTGGACAACAAGTGGATCGTAACCGGGTTCAACGGGGGAATGTGGATCGCCACCTTCGACACGACCACCATGAAGGTGAGCGGCACGCCGACCAAGGTGGATAACGGCATCTTCAGCGGCGTTCCCATCCGCAACCATATCCAATCGATGTACGGCAAGGACGGGGCGCTCTACATCCTCAACTACGACGGCTACTACCACAGCGCCATCAATCCCGGCGTGGTACGGGTGACCTATAAGGGCGCATGCAAAATCCCGGTAGGGCCCGATCCCGCGGTCACCTCGGTGAAACCGTACCAGAAGATCTGGATCGATCCGCACGGGATCATGGTCGGCGAGGAAGGGCCGCATACCGTTTCGCTTTACGATTTGGCCGGGCATCGGGTTTGGAAGGACCAAGGCGTGGGCGCGCATGAATACCGCCTCAACGAGCTCCGCTCCCAAGCGTCCCTTAAACCGGGTCTCTACCTGGCTCGCGTACGCACTTCGGCAGGGGAATACTCGCGCCGACTCTCCCTGTTCTGATGGAAGGGTCCCCTGGCTCCCCTCCGCGTAAGGGGGGCCTTGGCTTGGGGCGGCCAGGAATCACCGAAATACGCGCTACACAGAGGAATGCATATTCTTCCAGAGGGCACGAGTCAGTTTCGTCATTTTGCGATATTCTAGGGAATTAGACAGGGGTGGGGCGCCCGGGAATGCATAAACGAGTGCCCCTTTTCTCCATTTTTTCGTCAGGGGATCGAAATGCATCCAATTAGAACCGCTTGGCTGATGCTAGGCTGCGCCACCGCCTTTCCGCTTTGGGCGCAATTGACCTATCCGGGATGCTCCGCGCTTTCCGCCTCCGATTTCAAAGCCGAAGAGCTATTCAACCGGAAGGGGACCAATGGCGCCGCCGCCGATCCCACCCTTTCCGAACCCACCCGGGCCGATATCCGCGTGGTGAACAAGGCCGACGGCAGCTACGACCATTCCGACATCATCTTCGTGGAACGCACGGGCGCGGTGAAATGGTACGACGGGGTCGCGAAGAAGGTGAGCCTGATGGGCACCATCTCCGTCCACGCGGGGGAGGGTTCCCAGGACGATAACGGCCTGATGGGCGTCGTCTTCCACCCCGATTTCGAAAATAACCGTTGGGTCTACCTCTGGTATACCGCCAAGCAGCTCTATCAACGGGACAACGTGACGACGGGCGGCCAGAACCGGCAGATGCGCATGTCCCGTTTCACAGTGAAATCGGACAACACCCTGGACATGTCCAGCGAGAAGAACATCATCAAGATCCTGGGCAGCAAGTCCGATATGTGGCATTGCGGCGGGCCGATGACTTTCGACTCTTATGGCGATATGTGGTTCGGGGTCGGCAACAACAGCCCCGATCTGGATCCGACCTCCTGCGATGCGGGCAACAACGTGCTTTCCAAGACCGACAGCACCGCCAGCGCGGAGTGGGGGCCTTCGGACACCCATAACATGCGCGGCAGCTTCCTCCGCATCCATCCCGACAGCTCCGATAAGGGATACTCCGTGCCCCGCGGCAATTTCGGGGAGTACTGGGCCGACAAGTTCGAGCAACAAGGCCGGACCGCCTTGGCCACCGTATACCGTGACCCGAACAAGGTATTGCCGGAAATCTACGTCAAAGGCGAGCGCAGCAATTTTTCCATCACGGTGCATCCCACCAAACGGTGGCTGGGCTGGGGCACGGTGAACTACGCCAGCAACAACGATGAATTCAACATCACCAACCACCCCATCTTTTCCGGCTTCCCGTATTTCCATAACAACAACCTCGCGACTTGCAACCATGGGAAGAACGTGAACGCTCCGGTCAACAACTCGCCCTTCCACGGCGGTGCCGACACCCTGCCGCCCGCCATCCCCGGCACCATCAACAACCTGATCAACGTGGCCATCGGCGGCCCCATCTACAGCTACGATCCG
It contains:
- a CDS encoding PQQ-dependent sugar dehydrogenase, whose product is MHIRISPKFALAAAFALPVGAQFTSPLCTGNTLSATDFSAQELFNKNGTSGAAANADLSEPTHMDVRVVKGADGKYDHSDIIFVERTGNVKWYDGAAKKVTLMGHISVHAIAGSEDDNGLMGVVFHPDFEKNRWVYLWYSPLATVDQTMTGTGQNRQLRLSRFVVKSDNTLDLTSEKILIKILGSKSDQWHSGGPMQFDAYGDLWGTMGNNSPDLDPTACSAGNNVMSKTDSTTSAEWGPSNTASFRGGFWRIHPDSSAKGYSIPKGNFGEYWGNYFEQKGHTALAAKYRDPAKVLPEVYVKGERSNFSCAVHPYKRWLAWGTVNYASTNDEFNITDHPIFSGFPYFHRDNQPTCTNGKNVDAPVNNSPFNSGVDTLPPAIAGSIVGLTNVAIGGPIYHFDRSIDYDGKMPPHLDNKWIVTGFNGGMWIATFDTTTMKVSGTPTKVDNGIFSGVPIRNHIQSMYGKDGALYILNYDGYYHSAINPGVVRVTYKGACKIPVGPDPAVTSVKPYQKIWIDPHGIMVGEEGPHTVSLYDLAGHRVWKDQGVGAHEYRLNELRSQASLKPGLYLARVRTSAGEYSRRLSLF
- a CDS encoding PQQ-dependent sugar dehydrogenase translates to MTNKFFPWLAFSAALPLQAQTNWTSPLCPTTTLSASDFEATELFNKKGGTGIAKDAGISEPVGMDVHAVFTAGKYDHTDIIFTERMGNLKWYDGVAKTVKVMAHFSVHADDLAHLEDDNGLMGVAFDPHFDTNKWIYVWYSPKQTYQRDNVTPGGPLSNRQLRLARLTVKPDNTVDTASQKILIKILGNTTDKWHSGGPMQFDAYGDLWIAIGNNSQDLTVSACDSGRSVLSQTDSSASAEWSSSDTHSMRGGFIRIHPDDSAPKGYTIPSGNFGQYWADKFEQQGRAASLVAQYRDTSKVLPEVYVKGERSNFSCAVHPTKRWLAWGTVNYNTVQDEFNITDHPIFSGFPYFMAKNDPTCNHGKNPDSATNTSALNGGVKVLPPAVPGTLNNLVNVAIGGPIYSFDPSVDYAGKFPPHFDNKWIVTGFYGGVWGITVDDTKQPFQSLGGTPPKMDATGGLFSNIKGSFRNASCMKYGKDGALYILNYDGNRYTTDTFNPGVVRVIYKGSCNPVSLARKMEAPYQSIWIDPLGITIKEAGPHVVALYDLNGHRVWNDQDMGPKVYRLSLIRAQASLRPGLYMARVNTPAGEVSRRISVF
- a CDS encoding PQQ-dependent sugar dehydrogenase, giving the protein MHPIRTAWLMLGCATAFPLWAQLTYPGCSALSASDFKAEELFNRKGTNGAAADPTLSEPTRADIRVVNKADGSYDHSDIIFVERTGAVKWYDGVAKKVSLMGTISVHAGEGSQDDNGLMGVVFHPDFENNRWVYLWYTAKQLYQRDNVTTGGQNRQMRMSRFTVKSDNTLDMSSEKNIIKILGSKSDMWHCGGPMTFDSYGDMWFGVGNNSPDLDPTSCDAGNNVLSKTDSTASAEWGPSDTHNMRGSFLRIHPDSSDKGYSVPRGNFGEYWADKFEQQGRTALATVYRDPNKVLPEIYVKGERSNFSITVHPTKRWLGWGTVNYASNNDEFNITNHPIFSGFPYFHNNNLATCNHGKNVNAPVNNSPFHGGADTLPPAIPGTINNLINVAIGGPIYSYDPTIKYPNKFPPHFDNKWIIAGFGRSGAPWGIWAVTVDTTKDPFKPLGTPTDLKAGIFANVPIRNFIGAKYGKDGALYITNYDGDYGTATNPGVVRVTYTGSCVTSIGSQKPVSPYQKIWIDPQAITVGETNDHAVSLYNMAGKRVWVRNGHGPQTYRISAIRAEAGLQAGLYLAKVVTPVGEVSHTLSLF